AAGGAAAAGTCCTTATTCAAATTTCAGATCCAGTTTTTGATTAAGGGGAAAAAATGAAAATAGATCTAGACTACATGCGTAAAGTCGTCGATGTATTTATTAATGCACCAACAGCTACAATAGAACTCTCTGATTTAGGAAAGGCAGGAATAAATTTTGAATCAGTAGAAAACCCGAACAAGTTTGATGATGAGTTCATGTTTCACTTCTCTTTACTCGTTGAAAATGGGTTAATCAGCAATGTAAAACTAGAAGGCTATGATTTAAAAGCCTTGGGGCTTCAGGTTGGATACACACATGACAACTACTCAGTTGTACCTCTTAGATTGACCCAATCTGGACATGACTTTGCCAGCATGTTGAATCAAAGCGAGGTTTTCGAAAACCTTAAATCAAACTTTAAGGAAATGCCTTTTGAAGTCATGATTGACGCTGGTAAATCATTAGCAACAGCATTCATGAAAAAGAAAGTCGCTGAACTTACAGGGTTTAATTGATGAATATGGAAATGACGACGTTTAAGATATCATCTCTAGAATTATTGCATAAGCTATTCAGTTGCCATACCAGCAGAGGTGGTTTTGGGTATTGGTTTAGAGGTCAAGCTAACGCGTCATGGGAGTTACTTCCATCAGCGGGAAGAGATGAATATTTATTGCCAAAAGATCCTAATAGAGACTTAGGTCGGTGCTTTGAATGGACTCAGTCAGCTATCGCTATGACTGAATTGACTGATAGTATCATCGAAAATTTAGCGATAGCCCAACATCATGGTCTTGCAACTAGACTACTAGATTGGACACTCAACCCTTTAGTTGCTTGCTATTTTGCAGTATCAAGTGAGATTGAAAGTGATGCTGTTATTTATGTTCTTGAATCCATTTCTATTAGTGATCGCGCAACTCATTCGATGAGCAGAGAGGCTCTAGCTCACCACCATGGGGTTATTTGCTATCAGCCCAAAGCTATAAACCGCCGTCTAATTAGCCAGCAAGGACTTTTTACTGTGCATTGCCCACCAAGTTTGCCTTTCCCTATATCTCGATCTGTTATTGCCCCAGAAGAGACAAATATCAGATGTTTTATCTTACCTAAAGAGTTGAAGAAAGAGATTAAGGCTATGTTGGATAACTACGGTGTTAATGAAGCTACTTTATTTCCAGACCTTGACGGGCTAGCTCGGTATGTAAACAGAAAGACTAAAGAGATGAAGCAATAGATTGGCTTAATGGATTATGGAAAGGTGTATTTCACCTTAATCGTATGGGTACGATTAAGGTTGTTTATGGGGGCGGTTTGGGTATTAGAGTTAGTGCGCAGCAAAAAAATGCGATGTTGATTATACATTACATTGAACTGAATCACGGTAAGCATACACCAGTACACACTAGCTATCTACGTAAACAGGTTAGTAAGTCACTGTGTAAAGAATTAACCTCAAATCATTTTTTGGTCGGTTTAAGAAAGTTGTCAGACAATGGTTATTTGGTTTATCAGCCGAATGAAAACAAGTTGCTAAATTCTTCTGCTAAAGAGAATGAGAATATGTGGCAACTTACTAGCAAAGGTCGGATATATGCTGAGGAATTACATTCTTCCAGAATGCGTCCTAAACGAACTTACACCAAGAAATCAAACAAATGAAACCGTGTCCATTGAGGAGTAACTTTGTGTACTCTACATAGAATACGTTTTCATTGGGCTTTAGACTCAGTACCATACAAGTTTCATAAGTGTAAAATTACTTGACACTATTGGCTTATACATAAATAATAACCCTTAAAGGGTAATGGGGCTTGCGATGACAACCAGCTTTACTACTCCAAGTTACGATCTTTATTTGATAAAAAAAACATTCTCTAAAGTTGATAAGCTTCGGTTTACAAAGTCAGCTCGTCAGGGGTACGTAGAGCTAGGTATGGATGAACAGGATGTGGTGGACGTAATAAAATCATTACAACCATCCGACTTCTATAAAACCATGCCATCCGATAAGCGACCTGATCTTGGCTACTTTGATGTTTATCGAACGTCTTGGTGTGGCGTCGATATCTACACTAAATTTCAAGATATCGGAAGCGGCTTTATCAGTATGTACATTGTCTCTTTTAAGAGAAAATAATTGTTTGTAGAGGCACATAGTATGGGTAACTTTAACGGTAAATCTTGTCCTTTTTGTGGAGAAGGTGTTATGAATCGAGAAAATCGTGATACCGAATACCACTACAAAGGACACACACTATTAATCCAACAGCCAGGCATACACTGCTCCTGCTGTGAAGAAGCGATTCTTGAGCCTGATGATGTAAAATTCAACCGTATTGATATTCAAGCATTTAGGGCAAGAGTCGATGGAATTATTGAACCGAAAAAAATTCGTAGTATCCGAAAAGCACTAGGGCTAAATCAAAAGGACGCTGGAGAACTATTTGGTGGCGGACACAATGCTTTTTCTCGTTACGAACGAGGGGAGCTAGCCCCTCCTAAAGCATTAAGTATGTTGTTAGACCTTTTGGATTCACACAAAGAAATCCGAAAGGAGATCTTAAAATAAAAAACCTCTTACAAAAAGAAGCAACCCCATTGGTGCTTCTTTTTGACCGCATTATTGGAGTTATGTACAGCCGCGTTACTCCACCACGAAGAAAGCCTCCCGACGGAGGCGTTCTTTTATATGCATTTCAACGTTAAGCAGGATCTTCCAAGTTCGCCTTATCTGCTTCCACAAAAGGCTTGAATTCATCGTGAGTAATGCGCGTTTTGTTTAGCTCTTTCTTTGCTGTCCATTGCGTATTATCTATTAGATACTTTCTGTTGTATGCCGATTTGGATTTACTAACTAGCCCCAAATGATAATCCATTTCATGATCTTCACTAAAATTCACATATTCCCAATCATTCATTACGTATAACCTTTTTATTTCACCCATTAAGCTGCAACTATTGCACCATATTCAAATGTGGGCACTGAAACTACTCTTTTCAAGAGCTACTAGGCAAAAATCCGGTGTTTATTAGGTCCATTATGGTAAATAGCCCAATTAAGGGTGATTTTATTCGTCACGGAAGGGGATGCTTACAGGACCTTATCGACGGCTTTTTTATCATCATGGTTTAAGGTCGATGTGAAGGGCTGAGTTGTGATGAAGGCTTGAGTTGGGCGTTACCCTTCGGGCAAGGCTTTTTGCTTGTATCTTTCATCTATGGCCTAAGAGTGACATCACCCTGGTGTGTCACTGCGTGCCGCCCCAGAATGTGCCTCTCTACAGACCCTATCTAAAAGGATATCGCTGCAATCCTGAACGCCTACGCTACTGCGTAGCTGCGCCTCGTCGTGCCTCCTCGTTGCCTTTCACTGCCTGACATTAAGTTCGAGTAAGGGCTGGTTTTTTTATGCGCCGATTTTCCTTTCTACTCGCATCACGTTACGGGCTTGCAAGCTGTTTAACCTTCTCTCAACACAACCTGCATTGCAAGGGAGGCTTCGCGCTGTATCCCTAGAGCAGCAAGCTGCTAAGGGCTACTAGCCCCTTGTCAAACCAGAACGATGTTGCGAGTGCGGACAGCTAAGCGGCTCCGAAAAGTGATACTCAAACAAAAAGGAAACTCCTCATGGCGCAACAAAACTCAACCCTAACTCTCCCTAAAATGCCAAACAGCGACCAACGTTTCGCCGTTGGGCACGAAAGCTCACCAAAAAATGATGCCTCTTTGTCTGAATCTCAATATGGATTTATCCAACTGTTTTGCTCTGAGGGTGTTAGAGCTCAGTGTCCAGGTACAAATGATGAAGCTTGTTTTGACTACATCAAAGAAAAAGTTTGGCATGTTACGGAAGGCTCAAGTCTTCGTTTTGTTGCTCAAACTGACTACGTTCACCCCGATAAATTTTTCAATGCTTTACTAAAAAGCACTCTAGTTAAGATTTACACACTGTTATCTGACGACGAGCCTGACTTAAAACCAGAGTGGGAAGGAACTGTGGAGGAGCTTGAAAAATGCGATGTGTTTGAAAAATTAGACACTTGGAATGCGTTTGATGGTGAGGGTTATTGGCTTGGAACATCGGAATTTTAAAGTCATGGCCATCTCATTCACGCCCATTTTGGCGTGAATGACTTCCCTAGCGTAATGCAGTAAACTAAAGACAATTAAATAAGGTTTCTATTATGTCTGAATCAAGCAAAGTTACATTAAGCGTTGAAGAGCTGATCAACCTAACCGCTCATGCTGCCACTCAAGAGCAGTTAAATGATACGCGGAAAGAACTCGATCAGAAGATCGAAGCGGTTCGTCATGACCTTTCAGATAAAATTGAAGCGGTTCGTAATGAGCTGAAATCTGATATTCAAGGGGTACGGAATGAGGTCCTGGGGGTTCGTAATGAAGTGAGTTCCCTTAAAAACCTCGTTATTGCTACTGCCTTTGCGATGATTGCAACGGTAGCCGGTGCCGCGTTTTGGGTTGGCAGTCATATCACCGCTTAATGTACAAATATGTTTTCTGAAATGCCTCTTATCCTAGAGGCATTTTTTTGTCCTCATTATGTCCTCGAACGCTTCAACACTCGCGCTAAAAGAAGTTGAGCCAAAGGCTCGACCGCAAGCGGTCGTCAAACCGGCTCTCAGTGCCACAGTGCGTCCATTTGCTCGATGTTTGATTGTATTGCCTTGTCATGGGGTTGCTTTATGGGGTTGTGGCTTATAGGGCTTGATAGGCGGCTTTTTTATCATAATGATTTAAAGCCTATTTGAAGTGCTGTGTCTTGATAAGGGCTTGAGTTGGGCGTTACCCTTCGGGCAAGGCTTTTCGCTGGTATCTTTCATCTATGGCCTAAGAGTGGCATCACCCTGGTGTGTCACTGCGTGCCGCCCCAGGGAGTGCCTCTCTACAGCCCCTATCTAAAAGGATATCGCTGCAATCCTGAACGCACTCCTCTCACTGCGTTCGTTGCGCCTCGTCGTGCCTCCTCGTTGCTCTCCCTGCCTTTGAATAAGTTCGAGTAAGGCTTGTTTTCTTATGCGCCGATTTCCTTTCACTCGCATCATTTACGGGCTCGCAGGCTGTTAACCGTCTCTCCCCACAACCTGATTTGCAAGGGTAAATGAACGCTGCGCGCCCTTGCAAAGCAGAACGATGTTGAGAGAGCGGACAGCTAAGCGGCTCCGAAAAGTGATACTCAAACAAAAGGAAAATCCTCATGGCGCAACAAAATTCAAACCTAACTCTCTCTAATTCAAATTCAGTGACCAGCGTTTCGCCGCTGGCCACGAAAGCTCACCAAAAAATGATATCTCTTTGGGCGCTGATTCTAATTCGTAGCGCTCAGGCTTTTTTCTGTTTTTAATGAAAGGAACGACACAATGAAATATCTCTCACACTATATTCAAGACAAACAAACTCAGGCTTTTAATGAGACCGGGGCGTTCTTTGCTTTTTCTAATCAACAGTTCGATGAGGGAAAAAAAGAGGGCGTGAAATACGCGTCGCTAGGTATGGGGTTAATTTGCCCCACCGATAACGCGAAGCAATTAATGACTCGTTTGGATTCTATCGCTCAAGAAGGGATCGCCGAAGATATCAAAGAGAACGGGAAAAAGGCGATCATTCGTCGTGAGTTATTTAATCATGAGTGTTTCTACACCAATGATATTTGTGATTGTGTGGAAAAGCTCGAAGGGTATGGCATCACTTACGATGAAATTCATGAAGTGTTTAATCATATTCGTAAAACGGAAGACGTTTATTAAGCGTGAAAATTAAAGCGCCTTGATATTTGTTCCATCAAATATCAAGGCATGTTCAATCACATCGGAGTTAGATTTAATGAACATTCTGAATGCTACACAAGATAGAGAAGAAACGAAAGCAAAATGTTACTTTTGTACGGCCGTGCCGTTTTCGTTGGGTAAAGTGGTTTATACGCAAGGTATTGAGCAGTTATTAGATAATAATGTCGGTGCTAACTTGTCGATTTATTTGCAGCGTCACCAAAGTGGCGATTGGGGAGAGACTTGCATTGA
Above is a genomic segment from Vibrio tasmaniensis containing:
- a CDS encoding type II toxin-antitoxin system MqsR family toxin; this translates as MTTSFTTPSYDLYLIKKTFSKVDKLRFTKSARQGYVELGMDEQDVVDVIKSLQPSDFYKTMPSDKRPDLGYFDVYRTSWCGVDIYTKFQDIGSGFISMYIVSFKRK
- a CDS encoding FRG domain-containing protein, with amino-acid sequence MNMEMTTFKISSLELLHKLFSCHTSRGGFGYWFRGQANASWELLPSAGRDEYLLPKDPNRDLGRCFEWTQSAIAMTELTDSIIENLAIAQHHGLATRLLDWTLNPLVACYFAVSSEIESDAVIYVLESISISDRATHSMSREALAHHHGVICYQPKAINRRLISQQGLFTVHCPPSLPFPISRSVIAPEETNIRCFILPKELKKEIKAMLDNYGVNEATLFPDLDGLARYVNRKTKEMKQ
- a CDS encoding DUF1640 domain-containing protein, producing the protein MSESSKVTLSVEELINLTAHAATQEQLNDTRKELDQKIEAVRHDLSDKIEAVRNELKSDIQGVRNEVLGVRNEVSSLKNLVIATAFAMIATVAGAAFWVGSHITA
- a CDS encoding type II toxin-antitoxin system MqsA family antitoxin; this encodes MGNFNGKSCPFCGEGVMNRENRDTEYHYKGHTLLIQQPGIHCSCCEEAILEPDDVKFNRIDIQAFRARVDGIIEPKKIRSIRKALGLNQKDAGELFGGGHNAFSRYERGELAPPKALSMLLDLLDSHKEIRKEILK
- a CDS encoding DUF2513 domain-containing protein, which encodes MKIDLDYMRKVVDVFINAPTATIELSDLGKAGINFESVENPNKFDDEFMFHFSLLVENGLISNVKLEGYDLKALGLQVGYTHDNYSVVPLRLTQSGHDFASMLNQSEVFENLKSNFKEMPFEVMIDAGKSLATAFMKKKVAELTGFN
- a CDS encoding DUF7659 family protein produces the protein MKYLSHYIQDKQTQAFNETGAFFAFSNQQFDEGKKEGVKYASLGMGLICPTDNAKQLMTRLDSIAQEGIAEDIKENGKKAIIRRELFNHECFYTNDICDCVEKLEGYGITYDEIHEVFNHIRKTEDVY